From the genome of Desulfocurvibacter africanus subsp. africanus DSM 2603, one region includes:
- a CDS encoding FAD:protein FMN transferase: MNSKLFTRRAFIRALGIVGLGAAVTPAPVMAAIRMTETRKIGNAYKVSENRFLLGTFVAITAVHESRQAAENAIGLAFAEIERLSAIFDRHNASTPLAHLNATGRLSDVEPEFFAVMREAIGFNRLSSGAFDATVLPVVQTLKSSGGMHISEKELREALELVDSSAIRLSRSEVHFGKQGMGVTLDGIAKGFIVDRASDVLAANGVANHLINAGGDIRARGARSVGQPWTVAIEDPAKKGDYPAILELKDAAVATSGGYEVFYDAERKHHHVVDPKTAHSPTKSVSVSVTAQTVMAADALSTSVFVMAPKAGLNFIDTLSASECLIVGDTGGKLASRHWNRLVQA, translated from the coding sequence ATGAACAGCAAGCTGTTTACCAGAAGGGCTTTCATCCGCGCCCTGGGCATCGTGGGCCTGGGCGCGGCCGTAACACCCGCGCCAGTCATGGCCGCGATCCGCATGACCGAAACCCGGAAGATCGGAAACGCATACAAGGTCAGTGAGAACCGCTTCCTGCTGGGCACCTTCGTGGCCATTACCGCAGTGCACGAGTCCAGGCAGGCAGCCGAGAATGCCATCGGTCTCGCCTTCGCGGAGATCGAGCGCCTTTCAGCCATCTTCGACCGTCACAACGCGAGCACCCCGCTGGCGCATCTGAACGCCACCGGCCGTCTGTCCGACGTCGAGCCCGAGTTCTTCGCGGTCATGCGCGAGGCCATCGGTTTCAACAGGCTCAGCAGCGGCGCCTTCGACGCAACCGTTCTGCCCGTGGTCCAAACTTTGAAGTCCAGCGGCGGCATGCATATCTCCGAGAAGGAGTTGCGCGAGGCTCTCGAACTGGTCGATTCCAGCGCCATCCGCCTCTCCCGCTCCGAAGTCCACTTCGGCAAACAGGGCATGGGCGTGACCCTCGACGGCATCGCCAAGGGCTTCATCGTCGACCGTGCGTCCGACGTACTGGCCGCGAACGGCGTCGCCAACCACCTGATCAACGCAGGCGGCGACATCCGCGCCCGGGGTGCGCGCTCCGTCGGGCAGCCCTGGACCGTGGCCATCGAGGACCCGGCCAAGAAAGGCGACTACCCGGCGATCCTGGAGCTCAAGGACGCAGCCGTAGCTACTTCCGGCGGCTATGAGGTTTTCTACGACGCGGAGCGCAAGCACCACCACGTCGTCGACCCGAAAACCGCCCATTCGCCGACCAAGAGCGTCAGCGTCTCCGTGACCGCTCAGACCGTCATGGCAGCCGACGCCCTGTCCACTTCCGTGTTCGTCATGGCACCCAAGGCAGGCCTCAACTTCATCGACACTCTGTCCGCAAGCGAATGCTTGATCGTGGGCGACACCGGAGGCAAGCTCGCTTCAAGACATTGGAATAGATTGGTCCAGGCTTGA